The proteins below are encoded in one region of Fulvia fulva chromosome 9, complete sequence:
- a CDS encoding Ubiquitin-conjugating enzyme E2: MALKRINKELTDLASDPPSSCSAGPIGDDLFHWQATIMGPGDSPYSGGVFFLAIHFPTDYPFKPPKVNFTTRIYHPNINSNGSICLDILRDQWSPALTISKVLLSICSMLTDPNPDDPLVPEIAHVYKTDRSRYEATAREWTRKYAI, translated from the exons ATGGCTTTGAAGCGCATCAACAAGGAGTTGACTGACTTGG CCAGCGACCCACCCTCCTCATGCAGCGCTGGCCCGATCGGAGATGACCTG TTTCATTGGCAAGCGACCATAATGGGTCCCGGCGATTCTCCATACTCCGGCGGCGTCTTCTTCCTCGCGATTCACTTCCCAACAGACTACCCATTCAAGCCGCCAAAGGTCAACTTCACCACCCGCATCTACCACCCCAACATCAACTCCAACGGCAGTATCTGTTTGGATATCCTGAGAGACCAGTGGAGCCCGGCGTTGACGATTAGCAAAG TCCTCCTCTCGATCTGCTCCATGCTCACAGATCCCAACCCAGACGACCCTCTCGTCCCAGAAATCGCACACGTCTACAAGACCGACCGTTCCAGATACGAGGCTACTGCACGCGAGTGGACTCGGAAGTACGCCATCTAG
- a CDS encoding Flap endonuclease 1 — translation MGIKHLAQVIKDNCPDAIKEGEIKNQFGRKVAIDASMSLYSFLVAVRSNGEQLMSDTGETTSHLMGMFYRTLRIVDNGIKPLYVFDGAPPKLKSGELAKRFQRKSEAQENHEEAKETGTAEEVEKFSRRTVRVTREHNAEAQRLLKLMGVPFIIAPTEAEAQCAVLARGGKVYAAASEDMDTLTFDSPVLLRHLTFSEQRKEPIQEIFLDRVLEGLEMDRNQFIDLCILLGCDYLDPVKGIGPKVALELIKKHKTLENVVEEIKKGSKFTLPEDWPFADARALFLEPDVRKADDPECDFKWESPDVEGLVKFLVEEKGFSEDRVRSGAARLSKNMKSSQQARLEGFFKVKEKTVEEKASLKRKNEEKLANAKKQKKEADKAKKEAKAKPKMNS, via the exons ATGGGTATCAAAC ACCTCGCCCAAGTCATCAAAGACAACTGCCCCGACGCCATAAAAGAAGGCGAAATCAAAAACCAATTCGGCCGCAAAGTCGCCATCGACGCCTCCATGTCCCTCTACTCCTTCCTCGTCGCCGTCCGCTCCAACGGCGAACAACTCATGTCCGACACCGGCGAAACAACCTCCCACCTCATGGGAATGTTCTACCGCACCCTCCGCATCGTCGACAACGGCATCAAGCCCCTCTACGTCTTCGATGGCGCCCCACCAAAGCTCAAGTCCGGCGAGCTGGCGAAGCGGTTCCAGCGCAAGAGTGAGGCTCAGGAGAATCATGAGGAGGCTAAAGAGACGGGAACGGCGGAGGAGGTGGAGAAGTTTAGTCGGAGGACTGTGAGGGTTACACGGGAGCATAATGCGGAGGCGCAGAGGTTGTTGAAGTTGATGGGTGTGCCGTTCATTATTGCGCCGACTGAGGCAGAGGCACAGTGTGCGGTATTGGCAAGAGGGGGGAAGGTGTATGCGGCGGCGAGTGAGGATATGGATACGCTTACCTTCGATTCGCCGGTGCTGCTGAGGCATTTGACGTTCTCGGAGCAGAGAAAGGAGCCTATTCAAGAGATCTTCCTTGACCGGGTGTTGGAGGGTTTGGAGATGGATCGGAATCAGTTCATTGATCTATGCATTCTGCTGGGATGTGATTACCTGGATCCTGTGAAGGGCATTGGTCCGAAAGTAGCCCTGGAGCTCATCAAGAAGCACAAGACGCTGGAGAATGTAGTTGAGGAGATCAAAAAGGGCAGCAAGTTCACTCTCCCCGAAGACTGGCCATTCGCCGACGCACGCGCACTCTTCCTCGAGCCAGACGTCCGCAAGGCAGACGACCCAGAGTGCGACTTCAAGTGGGAGAGCCCCGATGTTGAGGGTCTGGTCAAGTTCTTGGTGGAGGAGAAAGGCTTCTCAGAAGACCGTGTCAGGAGTGGGGCTGCAAGACTGTCGAAGAACATGAAGTCAAGCCAGCAGGCACGACTGGAGGGATTCTTCAAGGTCAAGGAGAAGACTGTGGAGGAGAAGGCAAGCTTGAAGCGGAAGAACGAGGAGAAGCTGGCCAATGCGAAGAAGCAGAAGAAGGAAGCTGATAAGGCGAAGAAGGAGGCAAAGGCGAAGCCGAAGATGAACTCGTAG
- a CDS encoding Glutaryl-CoA dehydrogenase, mitochondrial has protein sequence MFRSVTSRAARQLTKPSYTAVRNASGTANKFDWQDPLGASNLFTEEELAISETAEQYCQERMLPRVLDTTEAFRNEEYDRQILTEMGELGLLGATIKGYGCAGVSSVASGLITRAVERVDSGYRSGMSVQSSLAMGGIEEFGTEEQKEKFLPGMAQGKILGCFGLTEPNHGSDPGSMESVAKPHLTKEGYYSLSGSKTWITNSPIADVMLVWAKLQETGKIRGFLVERKNAPPGTIETPVLKNKNGLRASITGMIQLDDYPVPKEMMFPDVEGLRGPFSCLNSARYGIAWGVMGALEDAIARAREYALERKQFKNNPIAKYQLVQKKLADATTDAAYGILAAYQVGRLKDEGKAAPEMISMIKRQNCDRALIGARNLQEIFGGNAASDEYHIGRHVSNLFVTQTYEGQSDIHSLILGRAITGIQAFV, from the exons ATGTTCAGATCTGTCACATCCCGCGCTGCAAGGCAGCTCACGAAGCCCAGCTACACAGCTGTCCGTAATGCCTCCGGAACGGCGAACAAGTTCGATTGGCAAGACCCATTGGGCGCGAGCAACCTCTTTACGGAGGAGGAGCTAGCGATCTCAGAAACGGCAGAGCAGTACTGTCAGGAGAGGATGTTGCCTAGGGTACTTG ACACCACAGAGGCCTTCCGCAATGAAGAATACGATCGTCAAATCCTCACCGAGATGGGAGAGCTAGGACTCCTCGGCGCCACGATCAAAGGCTACGGGTGCGCTGGCGTGTCCTCCGTAGCCTCTGGCCTGATCACACGAGCAGTCGAACGCGTCGACTCCGGCTACCGATCCGGTATGTCGGTGCAGTCGTCCCTCGCAATGGGCGGCATCGAAGAGTTCGGCACAGAGGAGCAGAAAGAGAAGTTCCTACCCGGCATGGCACAGGGAAAGATCTTGGGATGCTTTGGACTTACAGAGCCGAATCACGGAAGCGATCCAGGCAGTATGGAGAGTGTTGCAAAGCCACACCTGACGAAGGAGGGATACTACAGCTTGAGTGGGAGTAAGACGTGGATTACGAACAGTCCTATTGCGGATGTGATGTTGGTGTGGGCGAAGTTGCAAGAGACGGGCAAGATTCGTGGGTTCTTGGTTGAGAGGAAGAATGCGCCGCCTGGCACGATCGAAACACCGGTGCTGAAGAACAAGAATGGACTACGAGCATCGATCACTGGTATGATCCAACTGGACGATTACCCCGTGCCAAAGGAGATGATGTTCCCTGATGTCGAGGGTCTCCGAGGACCATTCTCGTGTCTGAACAGTGCTCGGTATGGTATTGCTTGGGGTGTCATGGGAGCGCTGGAAGATGCTATTGCGAGGGCGAGGGAGTATGCTCTGGAGAGGAAGCAGTTCAAGAACAACCCTATTGCGAAGTACCAGCTTGTGCAGAAGAAGCTGGCGGATGCCACAACGGATGCGGCGTATGGTATCCTCGCAGCATACCAGGTTGGCCGCCTGAAGGATGAGGGTAAAGCTGCGCCAGAGATGATCTCGATGATCAAGCGACAGAATTGCGATCGTGCACTCATTGGAGCGAGGAATCTGCAGGAGATCTTTGGTGGCAACGCAGCGAGTGATGAGTACCATATTGGACGACATGTGTCGAACTTGTTCGTCACGCAGACATACGAGGGGCAGAGTGATATTCACT CACTTATCCTAGGACGGGCCATTACGGGCATTCAGGCCTTTGTTTGA
- a CDS encoding Acetylesterase has translation MTSCSKLVGLVLSAAATGVVSLPARALTPVNRFAFGDSYTTTAFSTTGPQPAYGNPLGNPAYGQGTYAGGPNYVGLLTTKYNSTFVANYDFAVGGATISDSIVTYQGIPASNEQVGQRFEPQSTQPHVNAWSSDNTIFSVFFGINDIGITMETAQYSNATRIDDLLNAYFQTVDNMYNQGARRFMFVGVPPMERSPFVQGNYDPTTQQQWGNLCNIFNGNLAQRVKLWQASRPESYAAIYDFHRYATLVLHNPTAYGFLNAECIDTGGQACIWWNDYHVGSRFHDLLAQRMLPAMNSLEFNSWAPTAGVGYFY, from the coding sequence ATGACCTCTTGCAGCAAACTTGTGGGTCTCGTGCTGAGTGCCGCAGCCACTGGAGTTGTATCCTTGCCAGCACGCGCTCTCACTCCAGTCAACCGCTTCGCCTTTGGCGATTCCTACACGACCACAGCTTTCTCAACCACAGGCCCACAGCCAGCCTATGGCAACCCCCTGGGCAACCCTGCATACGGCCAAGGAACCTATGCTGGAGGACCAAACTACGTCGGCCTCCTGACGACAAAATACAACTCAACTTTCGTCGCCAACTACGACTTCGCCGTCGGCGGCGCCACCATCTCCGACAGCATCGTGACCTACCAAGGCATCCCGGCATCCAACGAACAGGTTGGCCAGCGCTTCGAGCCTCAGTCCACCCAACCACACGTTAATGCCTGGAGCTCTGACAACACAATCTTTTCCGTCTTCTTCGGCATCAACGATATCGGCATCACGATGGAGACTGCCCAGTATTCCAACGCCACGAGGATTGATGATCTGCTCAATGCATACTTCCAGACCGTCGATAACATGTACAACCAGGGCGCCCGCCGGTTCATGTTCGTCGGCGTGCCTCCCATGGAGCGCAGTCCGTTTGTCCAAGGCAACTACGACCCTACCACGCAGCAGCAGTGGGGCAATCTGTGCAATATCTTCAACGGCAATCTTGCTCAACGTGTCAAGTTATGGCAAGCTTCGCGGCCGGAATCCTACGCCGCAATCTACGACTTTCATCGATACGCTACGCTTGTCTTGCACAATCCTACCGCATACGGGTTCCTGAATGCCGAGTGCATTGATACTGGTGGCCAGGCTTGCATCTGGTGGAATGACTACCACGTTGGTAGCAGGTTCCATGATCTACTAGCCCAGCGGATGCTGCCAGCTATGAATAGCCTCGAATTCAACAGCTGGGCTCCTACAGCTGGGGTGGGATACTTTTACTAG
- a CDS encoding DNA replication licensing factor mcm2 → MSSPLRPNMSAANRGRPAAGGGRKRGRDADDDIPSSNAPPSSPPASSPPVFPRGDDIDEDDNLDPEDLIQDIDDADEMAEDDAGIDLFGDNFDRDYERREEQGYVGADIDDDEDYDQMDPAARRALEARLNRRDRELARERKMPNAFLPDEEEDVMDLTRQPRRRRHRFDEDQDDIDMHEDIMNEELSLEALADVKASSLTDWVSQPAVHKTIAREFKAFLTEYTDASGTSVYGVRIRTLGEVNAESLEVDWEHLSESKPTLAYFLVNVPTEVLPIFDAVALEVALYHYPDYERIHFELHVRITNLPVSYTLRQLRQSHLNCLLRVSGVVTRRTGVFPQLRYVKFDCTKCGITLGPFPQDSNAEVKLSFCQNCQSRGPFTLNSEKTVYRNYQKLTLQESPGTVPAGRLPRHREVILLWDLIDSAKPGEEVEITGVYRNNYDAQLNNKNGFPVFATILEANHVVKSHDQLAGFRLTEEDEREIRALSKDPKIVDKIISSIAPSIYGHNDIKTAVALSLFGGVSKEAQGKHSIRGDINILLLGDPGTAKSQVLKYIENTARRAVFATGQGASAVGLTASVRRDPLTSEWTLEGGALVLADKGTCLIDEFDKMNDQDRTSIHEAMEQQTISISKAGIVTTLQARCAVIAAANPIGGRYNATVPFSQNVELTEPILSRFDILCVVRDTVDPAEDERLANFVVNSHGRAHPVMSSSLGAQTQTTAANDSQMDVDGDESQTSGRPKTEIPQELLRKYILYAREHCRPKLYQIDQDKIARLFADMRRESLATGAYPITVRHLESILRISESFAKMRLSEYCNAVDIDRAIAVAVDSFVGSQKVSCKKALARAFAKYTLSRPGAVRNRGGRSRRDEVSVGA, encoded by the exons ATGAG CTCTCCCCTTCGACCAAACATGTCGGCGGCAAACCGCGGTCGCCCGGCCGCAGGTGGTGGTAGAAAGCGAGGAAGAGACGCAGACGATGACATCCCCTCCAGCAACGCACCGCCATCAAGCC CTCCCGCATCATCACCACCAGTATTCCCTCGAGGCGACGACATTGACGAAGATGACAACCTGGACCCTGAAGACCTGATCCAGGACATTGACGATGCAGACGAGATGGCCGAGGACGATGCTGGCATTGACCTTTTTGGCGACAACTTCGACCGCGATTACGAGAGACGAGAAGAGCAAGGCTACGTTGGCGCAGATATCGATGATGACGAGGACTACGATCAGATGGACCCAGCCGCCAGGAGAGCGCTCGAAGCACGACTCAACAGACGCGATAGAGAGCTCGCTCGCGAACGAAAGATGCCCAATGCTTTCTTGCCGGATGAAGAAGAGGATGTTATGGACCTTACACGCCAGCCACGCAGACGACGACACAGATTCGATGAAGACCAGGACGACATTGACATGCACGAGGATATCATGAACGAGGAGCTTTCTCTCGAAGCATTGGCAGATGTCAAAGCTAGCAGCTTGACTGACTGGGTATCGCAACCAGCTGTGCACAAGACAATTGCTCGCGAGTTCAAGGCATTCCTGACGGAGTACACTGACGCCTCTGGAACTTCCGTATACGGTGTGCGCATCAGGACACTTGGAGAAGTCAACGCAGAATCGCTGGAAGTCGATTGGGAGCATCTTTCCGAATCGAAGCCTACTCTGGCTTACTTCTTGGTCAACGTCCCCACGGAGGTGCTACCCATCTTCGATGCGGTCGCGCTGGAAGTGGCTCTATACCACTACCCAGACTACGAGCGCATCCACTTCGAGCTTCATGTGCGCATTACTAACCTGCCAGTCTCCTACACTCTGCGACAGCTGCGACAAAGCCATCTCAATTGCTTGCTGAGAGTCAGCGGAGTTGTCACAAGGCGGACGGGCGTGTTCCCACAGCTCAGGTATGTCAAATTTGACTGCACGAAATGTGGCATTACACTTGGACCTTTCCCGCAGGACAGCAACGCCGAAGTCAAGCTTTCGTTCTGCCAGAATTGTCAATCGCGAGGACCGTTCACACTCAACAGCGAGAAGACGGTGTATCGCAACTACCAGAAGCTTACTCTGCAGGAGTCACCCGGCACAGTCCCAGCAGGTCGTCTTCCGCGGCACAGAGAGGTCATCCTGCTTTGGGACTTGATAGATTCGGCCAAGCCTGGCGAGGAGGTCGAGATCACTGGTGTCTACCGCAACAACTACGACGCCCAGCTGAACAACAAGAACGGATTCCCCGTCTTTGCGACGATCCTCGAAGCAAATCATGTCGTAAAGTCTCATGATCAGCTGGCAGGCTTCAGGCTGACAGAGGAGGATGAGCGAGAGATTCGTGCTCTGAGCAAAGACCCAAAGATCGTGGACAAGATCATCAGCTCGATCGCACCATCCATCTACGGTCACAACGACATCAAGACCGCCGTTGCGTTGTCGCTATTCGGCGGTGTCTCCAAGGAAGCTCAAGGCAAGCATTCTATCCGTGGTGACATCAACATTCTACTACTTGGTGACCCCGGAACAGCCAAATCGCAGGTTCTTAAATACATTGAGAACACAGCACGTCGTGCTGTCTTCGCCACTGGTCAAGGTGCTTCTGCAGTTGGTCTTACAGCTTCCGTTCGACGTGATCCACTTACTTCCGAATGGACACTCGAGGGCGGTGCTCTTGTGCTCGCTGACAAGGGAACATGCTTGATCGACGAATTCGACAAAATGAACGACCAGGACCGAACATCCATCCACGAGGCTATGGAGCAGCAGACAATTTCCATCTCGAAGGCTGGTATCGTAACAACCCTCCAAGCTCGCTGTGCAGTCATCGCCGCTGCCAATCCCATCGGTGGTCGCTACAACGCTACAGTGCCCTTCAGCCAGAACGTCGAGCTCACAGAACCCATCTTGTCCCGTTTCGACATCCTCTGCGTCGTGCGCGACACCGTTGATCCTGCCGAAGACGAGCGCCTCGCCAACTTCGTCGTCAACAGCCACGGTCGCGCACACCCCGTCATGAGCTCTTCACTCGGAGCACAGACTCAGACCACCGCAGCCAACGACAGCCAGATGGACGTCGATGGCGACGAGAGCCAAACTTCTGGACGACCCAAGACCGAGATTCCACAAGAACTGCTCAGGAAGTACATTCTGTACGCCCGCGAGCACTGCCGGCCTAAGCTATATCAGATTGATCAGGACAAGATTGCGCGCCTCTTTGCGGATATGCGTAGGGAATCTCTCGCAACCGGCGCGTACCCCATTACA GTCCGTCATCTCGAGTCGATTTTGCGAATCAGCGAGTCCTTCGCCAAGATGCGCCTGAGCGAATACTGCAATGCCGTCGACATTGATCGAGCTATTGCCGTGGCCGTGGACAGCTTCGTAGGCTCCCAGAAGGTGTCGTGTAAGAAGGCGTTGGCCCGTGCTTTTGCCAAGTACACCCTTTCTCGGCCGGGTGCGGTCAGGAATCGAGGTGGAAGGAGCAGGAGGGATGAGGTTAGTGTGGGTGCGTGA